The following proteins are encoded in a genomic region of Leptotrichia sp. oral taxon 215 str. W9775:
- a CDS encoding MalY/PatB family protein, protein MSKKYDFETLISRKNQGSYKWEGMYKEYPNLPDDIVPFSVADMELQIAPEIKEGLKKYIDEAILGYTGTYEEYFEAVINWMKRKHNFDIQKEWIVTSSGVVSALFDSVKAFTEKEDGVIVFTPVYYPFYSAIKLNERKIVECPLMENEGRYTIDFESFEKLAKEEKNTLLILCSPHNPVGRVWSKEELKKIGEIALENNLKIVSDEIHFDILMEGEKHTVLQTLSEELSEIIVTCTAPTKTFNLAGIGISNIIIKNEKMRKKFINEQGRSSAHVFAALGYRACILAYTQAEEWFEKFLQLINKNQKIVNRFFEEKFTELKAPLIQGTYLQWIDFRALGLKGEDLKKFMNGKAQLFFSEGYTFGKNGDGFERMNLAVPTHILEKGLERLYKAIKENYPEFCK, encoded by the coding sequence ATGTCTAAAAAATACGATTTTGAAACATTGATAAGTAGAAAAAATCAAGGCTCGTATAAATGGGAAGGGATGTACAAGGAATATCCTAATCTGCCTGATGATATAGTACCATTTTCAGTGGCAGACATGGAACTGCAGATTGCACCTGAAATAAAGGAAGGATTGAAAAAATACATAGATGAAGCAATACTCGGATATACTGGAACTTATGAAGAATACTTTGAAGCTGTAATAAATTGGATGAAAAGAAAACATAATTTTGATATTCAGAAGGAGTGGATTGTAACTTCATCAGGAGTTGTTTCTGCGTTGTTTGATTCTGTAAAGGCTTTTACTGAAAAAGAGGATGGAGTAATAGTGTTTACACCTGTGTATTATCCTTTTTACAGTGCAATAAAATTAAATGAAAGAAAAATTGTAGAGTGCCCACTCATGGAAAATGAGGGAAGATACACAATAGATTTTGAAAGTTTTGAAAAGCTTGCAAAGGAAGAAAAAAATACACTCCTCATTTTATGCAGTCCCCACAATCCGGTAGGAAGAGTATGGTCAAAAGAAGAACTGAAGAAAATTGGTGAAATTGCCCTTGAAAATAATCTGAAAATTGTTTCTGATGAAATACATTTTGATATTCTTATGGAAGGGGAAAAACATACTGTCCTGCAGACGCTGTCAGAAGAACTTTCTGAAATTATAGTTACTTGTACTGCTCCGACTAAGACATTTAACCTTGCCGGGATTGGAATATCAAATATAATTATAAAAAATGAAAAGATGAGGAAAAAGTTTATCAATGAACAGGGAAGATCATCTGCACACGTGTTTGCGGCATTGGGATATAGAGCCTGCATACTGGCATATACTCAGGCAGAAGAATGGTTTGAGAAGTTTCTTCAGCTTATTAATAAAAATCAGAAAATTGTAAATAGATTTTTTGAGGAAAAGTTTACTGAACTTAAAGCTCCATTAATTCAGGGAACTTATTTGCAGTGGATTGATTTCAGGGCTTTAGGGCTTAAAGGAGAAGATCTGAAAAAGTTTATGAATGGGAAAGCACAATTATTTTTCAGTGAAGGTTATACATTTGGAAAAAATGGAGATGGATTTGAAAGAATGAATCTTGCAGTTCCAACCCATATTCTTGAAAAAGGTCTGGAAAGACTGTATAAGGCAATAAAAGAAAATTATCCTGAATTCTGTAAATAA
- a CDS encoding glycosyltransferase family 2 protein — protein sequence MKVSLIMPTINVTDELELFLKSLKEQTYKDFELIAVDQNKDDKAYKILEKYENDFEIKYMKSDRKGLSLNRNRGLLVMDGSIAGFPDDDCEYQPDTLEKVVKFFKENEDKRIYSCRTLERGKDYGTGIMAEQNVKLTKGNIEKTVKSITFFVNYTYEDIVLFDENLGVGSVFGSGEETDYVLTLLHKGYKGEYFADDIIFHPAKKGNYDDLDRAYKYALGYGALVKKEVLGRKNFFYYFKFLKRIFRSIAGIILTKNRKYHKTVLKGRIEGFNKYK from the coding sequence TTGAAGGTCTCGTTAATAATGCCAACAATAAATGTTACTGATGAACTGGAACTGTTTTTAAAAAGTTTAAAGGAGCAGACTTATAAGGATTTTGAACTTATTGCAGTGGATCAGAACAAGGATGACAAGGCTTATAAAATTTTAGAAAAATATGAAAATGATTTTGAAATAAAGTATATGAAAAGTGACAGGAAAGGTCTAAGCCTGAACAGAAACAGGGGATTACTTGTAATGGACGGAAGTATTGCAGGATTTCCTGATGATGACTGTGAATATCAGCCTGATACATTGGAAAAGGTAGTAAAATTCTTTAAGGAAAATGAAGATAAAAGAATATATTCGTGTAGGACTCTTGAAAGGGGAAAAGACTACGGAACAGGAATAATGGCTGAGCAAAATGTTAAACTGACAAAAGGAAATATTGAAAAAACTGTAAAATCTATTACTTTTTTCGTGAATTATACATATGAGGATATAGTTCTGTTTGATGAAAATCTGGGTGTAGGTTCTGTTTTTGGAAGTGGAGAGGAAACAGACTATGTGCTGACATTACTGCATAAAGGATATAAAGGTGAGTATTTTGCAGATGACATTATTTTTCATCCTGCCAAAAAAGGAAACTATGATGATTTGGACAGGGCGTACAAATATGCACTTGGATATGGAGCACTTGTAAAGAAGGAAGTTTTAGGAAGAAAAAATTTTTTTTACTATTTTAAATTTTTAAAAAGAATATTTAGAAGTATAGCGGGTATAATACTTACAAAAAATAGAAAATATCATAAGACAGTTTTAAAGGGAAGAATCGAAGGATTTAACAAATACAAGTAG
- a CDS encoding C40 family peptidase, whose protein sequence is MKKKRFFTAICMAAFAFITSGLQGKSVKHKKNVKAKQNTAKTVKTKKTVSKGPAVKNTAVKVANTKSTAAKSIAVKNTSNVKSSESKTKPTAAKHSAEKHPIAKTSQTARTATAKPGKTSSVANTAKTVPHNKVSHNTGIYSISANNKDQLIIDKMTELRKKHERIAKSGTASEKRTAAAEKKLLVSYSKWKDTKYAWGGDSKKGIDCSALTRRIYREVYGHELPRVSTQQAQTGKKVSSKNLKAGDIVFFKPEGRTNHTAVYVGNSLFINASSSKGVVMSSLKSPYWGKYFKYGVRVDKHKNT, encoded by the coding sequence ATGAAAAAAAAGAGATTCTTTACAGCAATCTGTATGGCTGCGTTTGCATTTATTACTTCAGGATTACAGGGAAAATCTGTTAAGCATAAAAAAAATGTCAAAGCAAAGCAGAATACTGCTAAAACTGTAAAAACAAAGAAAACTGTTTCTAAAGGTCCGGCTGTTAAAAACACAGCTGTTAAGGTTGCAAACACTAAAAGCACAGCTGCTAAAAGTATAGCTGTTAAAAATACAAGCAACGTTAAAAGTTCAGAAAGCAAAACAAAACCAACAGCAGCAAAACATTCTGCAGAAAAACATCCTATTGCAAAAACTTCTCAAACTGCAAGAACAGCTACAGCAAAACCTGGAAAAACTTCAAGTGTCGCAAATACTGCAAAAACAGTTCCGCATAATAAAGTTTCCCATAATACAGGGATTTACAGTATTTCTGCAAACAATAAAGATCAGCTTATCATTGATAAAATGACTGAACTAAGAAAAAAACATGAAAGAATAGCAAAATCAGGAACTGCAAGTGAAAAAAGAACTGCTGCTGCTGAAAAAAAGCTCCTTGTATCTTACAGCAAATGGAAGGATACAAAATATGCATGGGGAGGAGATTCTAAAAAAGGAATTGACTGTTCAGCTTTAACCCGTAGAATTTATCGTGAAGTTTACGGTCATGAACTGCCAAGAGTTTCAACCCAGCAGGCACAAACCGGAAAAAAAGTTTCATCTAAAAATTTAAAAGCCGGAGATATTGTATTTTTCAAACCTGAAGGAAGGACTAACCATACAGCAGTTTATGTGGGAAATTCCTTATTTATAAATGCTTCTTCTTCAAAAGGTGTTGTAATGTCTTCACTTAAAAGTCCCTACTGGGGAAAGTATTTTAAATACGGTGTCAGAGTTGATAAACATAAAAATACTTAA
- a CDS encoding formate--tetrahydrofolate ligase — protein sequence MTDIEIAQRAKLEKINVIAEKAGLSEEDYEQYGNYKAKVSLDVLKKNSDKKDGKLILVTAITPTPPGEGKSTVTVGLTQAFNKFGYKSIAALREPSLGPVFGIKGGATGGGMSQVVPMEEINLHFTGDIHAISTAHNLISACIDNHLMQGNELDIDVNNITWKRVLDMNDRALRNIVVGMGGRLNGIPRESSFQITVASEIMAIFCLANSITDLKKRIGEIVFGYNRKGEMLKVKQLKIEGAVTALLKDAIKPNLVQTLENTPVFIHGGPFANIAHGCNSVLATKMALKLSDYVVTEAGFAADLGAEKFLDIKARKAEIEPNVIVIVATVRALKHHGGDTDLKSENIETLKKGLVNLERHIESMQKYHIPVIVAINKFITDTDAEIKEIEKFCNAKGVEVALCEIWEKGGEGGKELVDKVISAVEENEKSEEKFSPLYELELPIKEKIEIIAKEIYGADGVKFMPKALNNIKKYEEYGYDKLPVCISKTQKSLSDNPKLLGRPTGFEITINEIRLSAGAGFLVAMAGEIIDMPGLPKKPSAELIDIDENGVITGLF from the coding sequence ATGACGGATATCGAAATAGCTCAAAGGGCAAAGTTGGAAAAAATTAATGTGATTGCTGAAAAAGCAGGACTTTCTGAAGAAGATTACGAACAATATGGGAATTATAAGGCTAAAGTCAGCCTTGATGTATTGAAAAAAAATTCTGACAAAAAGGATGGAAAACTTATACTTGTGACAGCTATAACTCCTACACCTCCAGGTGAAGGGAAATCAACTGTAACAGTAGGGCTTACTCAGGCCTTTAACAAATTTGGATATAAGTCAATTGCGGCACTAAGGGAACCGTCATTAGGCCCTGTATTTGGAATAAAGGGAGGAGCTACAGGGGGAGGAATGTCCCAGGTTGTTCCTATGGAAGAAATAAACCTTCATTTTACAGGAGATATCCATGCAATTTCAACTGCACATAACCTTATTTCTGCGTGCATTGACAATCATCTTATGCAGGGAAATGAACTGGACATAGATGTAAATAATATTACTTGGAAACGTGTCCTTGATATGAATGACAGGGCATTGAGAAATATTGTGGTTGGAATGGGAGGAAGACTTAACGGAATTCCTAGGGAATCTTCATTCCAAATAACAGTAGCGTCAGAAATAATGGCAATATTCTGTCTTGCTAACTCAATTACTGACCTGAAAAAAAGAATAGGTGAAATAGTTTTTGGGTACAATAGAAAAGGAGAAATGCTTAAGGTAAAACAGCTGAAAATAGAAGGAGCGGTTACAGCACTTCTTAAGGATGCTATTAAGCCTAATCTTGTTCAGACGCTGGAAAATACTCCTGTATTTATACATGGAGGACCTTTTGCGAATATTGCTCATGGATGTAATTCGGTGCTTGCAACGAAAATGGCATTGAAATTGTCAGATTATGTAGTAACAGAAGCAGGATTTGCGGCTGACCTTGGAGCAGAAAAATTTTTGGATATAAAGGCAAGAAAAGCAGAAATTGAACCAAATGTTATTGTTATAGTTGCAACTGTCAGAGCATTGAAACATCATGGTGGAGATACCGACCTGAAATCAGAAAATATAGAAACATTGAAAAAAGGACTTGTAAACCTTGAAAGACATATAGAAAGCATGCAGAAATATCATATTCCTGTAATTGTTGCAATAAATAAATTTATAACAGACACTGATGCTGAAATAAAGGAAATTGAAAAATTCTGCAATGCAAAGGGTGTAGAGGTAGCTCTTTGTGAAATTTGGGAAAAAGGTGGAGAAGGTGGAAAGGAACTTGTAGACAAAGTAATTTCTGCAGTTGAGGAAAATGAAAAGTCAGAAGAAAAATTTTCTCCATTGTATGAACTGGAACTTCCGATAAAGGAAAAAATAGAAATTATTGCAAAGGAAATATATGGAGCTGACGGGGTTAAATTTATGCCTAAGGCACTTAATAACATAAAAAAATACGAAGAATACGGATATGATAAACTTCCTGTATGTATTTCAAAAACACAGAAATCACTGTCAGATAACCCAAAATTATTGGGAAGACCTACAGGATTTGAAATTACAATAAATGAAATCAGACTGTCTGCAGGAGCAGGATTTTTAGTGGCGATGGCAGGAGAAATCATAGATATGCCCGGACTTCCTAAAAAACCTTCAGCAGAACTGATTGATATAGATGAAAATGGAGTAATTACAGGGTTGTTTTAA